The following are from one region of the Rosistilla carotiformis genome:
- a CDS encoding iron-containing alcohol dehydrogenase, whose translation MLPFDFQLRPRIVFGAGVIEQLGPLASQLGGKVVLVVSDPGVVKAGHFGTGLQSLEAAGLVVHSFHEFTENPTTDFIDAGVEVARRVKPDLIVGLGGGSSMDCAKGINFVYSCGGQIKDYWGVGKATADLLPMIAVPTTSGTGSEAQSFALISDAKTHVKMACGDRRAACAIALLDPALTLTQPYAVTALTGIDALSHALETHVTTRRNAISSTFSREAFRLISNNLSRVLDASDDLEARGCMQFGACLAGMAIETSMLGAAHATANPLTARYGVTHGQAVGLMLPHVVRFNGQHYPELYSELLAEIDPRESQHDAPEQIAQRVTEVVRKAGLKTTLRELGIAAEVLPELAADASQQWTGSFNPVPVNADNLLTLYQAAL comes from the coding sequence ATGCTACCTTTTGACTTTCAACTGCGCCCTCGGATCGTCTTTGGCGCTGGTGTAATCGAGCAACTTGGTCCCTTGGCTTCTCAGTTGGGGGGCAAGGTCGTGCTGGTTGTATCGGACCCCGGCGTGGTCAAAGCGGGGCACTTTGGTACCGGTTTGCAGTCGCTGGAAGCCGCCGGATTGGTGGTCCACTCGTTCCACGAATTCACGGAAAACCCGACCACCGACTTTATCGATGCGGGAGTCGAAGTAGCGCGGCGTGTCAAACCGGATCTAATCGTGGGGCTCGGTGGCGGCAGCTCGATGGACTGCGCCAAGGGAATCAACTTCGTCTACAGTTGCGGCGGCCAGATCAAAGACTATTGGGGCGTCGGTAAAGCGACAGCCGACCTGTTGCCGATGATCGCCGTTCCGACGACTTCGGGAACGGGCAGCGAGGCCCAGTCGTTTGCTTTGATCAGCGACGCGAAGACACATGTGAAAATGGCCTGCGGCGATCGGCGAGCGGCTTGCGCGATCGCGTTGCTGGACCCCGCGCTGACCCTTACCCAGCCCTATGCCGTCACGGCGCTGACTGGAATCGACGCCTTGTCGCACGCTTTGGAAACGCACGTGACCACGCGGCGCAACGCGATCTCTTCGACCTTCAGTCGCGAAGCCTTCCGGTTGATCTCCAACAATCTGTCGCGAGTGCTCGATGCCAGCGACGATCTGGAAGCCCGCGGCTGCATGCAGTTCGGGGCCTGTTTAGCGGGAATGGCAATCGAGACGTCGATGTTGGGTGCGGCGCACGCCACGGCAAATCCATTGACCGCCCGGTATGGCGTCACGCATGGACAAGCGGTGGGGCTGATGTTGCCGCACGTCGTGCGATTCAACGGCCAGCATTATCCCGAGCTGTATTCCGAACTGTTGGCGGAAATCGATCCTCGCGAGAGTCAGCACGACGCGCCCGAACAGATTGCCCAGCGGGTGACCGAAGTGGTTCGGAAAGCGGGTCTGAAAACGACGCTCCGCGAATTGGGAATCGCGGCGGAGGTCCTGCCTGAATTGGCCGCCGATGCCAGCCAACAA
- a CDS encoding 50S ribosomal protein bL37 has protein sequence MAKPHRKLKKANHGKRPANAKARKAKRKKLRT, from the coding sequence ATGGCAAAACCACACCGAAAACTGAAGAAAGCGAACCACGGCAAACGCCCAGCCAACGCAAAGGCCCGTAAAGCGAAACGCAAGAAACTGCGTACCTAA
- a CDS encoding 3-hydroxyacyl-ACP dehydratase FabZ family protein — translation MASKDLIFNLADLDFDAPIGNVDDICKVNPQRHEMLQLTAIVGEDMQRNACAAYKDISQDEFWVRGHMPGMPLMPGVVMLEAAAQLCSYFTQKHDLLGADMVGFGGVDEVRFRDPVLPGDRLVLMCELTRIRRGRMIVARFQGVVRDGLAVEGIIKGIPIPISALKETLAARSNA, via the coding sequence TTGGCTAGCAAAGATCTGATTTTTAATCTGGCCGATCTCGATTTTGACGCTCCAATTGGCAACGTCGACGATATCTGCAAGGTCAATCCTCAGCGACACGAGATGCTGCAATTGACAGCCATCGTCGGGGAGGACATGCAGCGAAATGCTTGCGCCGCCTACAAAGACATCTCGCAAGATGAGTTCTGGGTTCGCGGTCACATGCCGGGCATGCCGCTGATGCCGGGCGTCGTGATGCTGGAAGCCGCTGCTCAATTGTGCAGTTACTTCACACAAAAACACGACCTACTGGGAGCCGACATGGTCGGCTTCGGTGGTGTCGACGAGGTCCGCTTTCGCGATCCAGTGCTCCCCGGGGACCGTCTGGTCCTGATGTGCGAACTGACTCGGATCCGCCGCGGCCGGATGATTGTTGCCCGCTTCCAAGGGGTCGTTCGCGACGGCCTGGCGGTCGAAGGGATCATCAAGGGAATTCCGATTCCGATCAGCGCCTTAAAAGAGACGCTGGCCGCGCGCAGCAACGCGTAA
- a CDS encoding Do family serine endopeptidase translates to MERMWKSVSFVLGSLLVGTLLSGVLLSLPAGMHSNVLAQRDINPQNLQTANDLSTAFRTVAISMRPSVVSINSLQKARVARGGTRGIPDGILEGLPPELRDQLFGPGFGDSGSAAPQKSGVGSGVIIRADGYILTNNHVVEGADALEVELSDRRRVAATIVGTDPETDLAVIKIDAPNLEPAPLGDSDTMQVGDWVLAMGSPFGLEQTVTAGIISAKNRVQGIVGHGEGFEDFLQTDAAINPGNSGGPLVNLRGEVIGINTAIASRSGGYNGIGFTIPTSLARPIVDSLIESGSVRRGFLGAKLGPIDEKRMQQLGLPNMVGAYIDQVLEGQPAHLGGLQPGDVVVEVNGREIRDLLQLRNIVALTPPDGTLKFKVIRASKPVMLTIVLGERTNAALARFNPGGKVWGADMEPLTEETAQQLGLRSTSGLLVTNVTEESAAASAGLDAGDVILRVNGQPINSVDQLKQLIEQSQQAGRPLQLVVKRGNTRGLVTIE, encoded by the coding sequence ATGGAAAGAATGTGGAAAAGTGTGTCTTTTGTGCTGGGCAGTCTCCTGGTCGGCACGTTGCTGTCGGGGGTACTTCTAAGCTTGCCCGCAGGCATGCATTCCAACGTGCTCGCCCAACGCGACATCAATCCCCAAAACCTTCAAACCGCAAACGACCTCTCAACAGCCTTTCGAACGGTCGCAATTTCGATGCGGCCCAGCGTCGTGAGCATCAATTCGCTACAGAAGGCACGCGTCGCCCGCGGTGGAACTCGCGGGATCCCCGACGGAATCCTGGAAGGCCTGCCCCCCGAACTCCGCGACCAGTTGTTTGGCCCCGGGTTTGGTGACAGCGGATCGGCGGCGCCCCAGAAATCAGGGGTCGGAAGCGGCGTGATCATTCGTGCCGATGGCTACATCTTGACCAACAACCACGTTGTCGAAGGGGCCGATGCCCTGGAGGTCGAACTGTCCGACCGCCGCCGCGTCGCAGCCACGATTGTTGGCACCGATCCAGAGACCGACTTGGCTGTGATTAAGATTGACGCCCCCAACCTGGAACCCGCTCCGCTGGGCGATTCCGATACGATGCAGGTCGGCGACTGGGTGTTAGCGATGGGCAGCCCCTTCGGTTTGGAACAGACCGTAACCGCGGGCATCATCAGTGCGAAGAACCGTGTCCAAGGGATCGTCGGCCACGGCGAAGGCTTTGAGGATTTCTTGCAGACCGATGCAGCGATCAATCCCGGCAACAGCGGCGGCCCGCTGGTGAATCTGCGTGGCGAGGTGATTGGTATCAACACGGCGATCGCGTCGCGCAGCGGCGGATACAACGGCATCGGATTTACGATCCCCACCTCGCTGGCCCGCCCGATCGTCGACAGCCTGATCGAATCGGGTTCGGTTCGCCGCGGATTCCTGGGAGCGAAACTGGGACCGATCGACGAAAAACGAATGCAACAGCTGGGACTTCCCAACATGGTCGGTGCCTACATCGATCAAGTGCTTGAAGGCCAGCCCGCGCACCTGGGTGGGCTGCAACCCGGAGACGTGGTTGTCGAAGTCAATGGCCGCGAGATTCGCGACCTGTTGCAGTTGCGAAACATTGTCGCGCTGACCCCCCCCGATGGCACCCTGAAGTTCAAAGTTATCCGCGCCTCAAAGCCCGTCATGCTAACGATCGTCTTGGGTGAACGAACCAATGCGGCCCTGGCCCGCTTCAATCCCGGCGGCAAAGTCTGGGGTGCCGACATGGAACCGTTGACCGAAGAGACGGCGCAACAATTGGGACTGCGATCCACCAGCGGGTTGTTGGTCACCAACGTCACCGAAGAGAGTGCCGCAGCTAGCGCGGGACTCGACGCGGGCGATGTGATCCTGCGCGTCAACGGCCAACCGATCAACAGTGTCGACCAGTTGAAACAACTGATCGAACAGTCGCAACAGGCGGGCCGTCCGTTGCAATTAGTCGTCAAACGTGGCAACACTCGCGGCCTGGTGACGATCGAATAG
- a CDS encoding metallophosphoesterase family protein, with the protein MKLLLFSDLHCDQDAARALVELAKQADVIVGAGDFAIKRKGLADTIEILQTVDCPAILVPGNGESVEELTQACRDWPQAHVLHGTSARVAGFVFFGIGGGIPTTPFGDWSYDFSEEEAVALLKPMAAGSILVTHSPPWNCVDIDGSGTHRGSQSIRQAIEAKQPPLVVCGHVHDSWEQTDHIGDATVINAGPRGVWHPIG; encoded by the coding sequence ATGAAGCTGCTGCTGTTCAGCGATTTGCACTGCGACCAGGACGCAGCCCGAGCGTTGGTTGAGCTAGCAAAACAGGCCGATGTGATCGTCGGTGCGGGAGACTTTGCTATCAAACGCAAGGGCTTGGCCGATACGATTGAGATCCTGCAAACGGTCGACTGTCCCGCGATCTTAGTGCCGGGAAACGGCGAATCGGTCGAAGAACTGACTCAGGCGTGCCGCGATTGGCCGCAGGCGCACGTCTTGCATGGCACGAGCGCTCGCGTAGCCGGATTCGTTTTTTTTGGAATCGGCGGCGGAATCCCGACGACGCCGTTTGGCGATTGGAGCTACGACTTCAGCGAAGAAGAGGCCGTCGCGCTGTTGAAACCGATGGCTGCCGGGAGCATTCTGGTGACGCATTCGCCACCGTGGAACTGTGTCGATATCGACGGCTCGGGCACCCATCGTGGCAGTCAATCGATTCGCCAGGCGATTGAGGCGAAGCAGCCGCCGCTGGTTGTCTGCGGGCACGTTCATGACAGTTGGGAGCAAACCGACCACATCGGTGACGCGACCGTCATCAACGCGGGGCCTCGCGGTGTCTGGCATCCCATTGGCTAG
- a CDS encoding DUF1501 domain-containing protein, with the protein MLPSHAHPSDRISRRDLLRFGAAGLSASSLLQMRSATAAAPRPPTTATTHAFGQAKSCIVLFAWGGMSHIDTLDVKPDASSDIRSIFHPIATRTPGYYVSEHLPNIAQQTHRMAIVRSVHHNAPSHRSGAYWNLTGHEPPNLSGNWEASRDDWPCIGAMVWDAKLNQRGSDLEKRLAADGLSGAVCLPYSMYDGGRANGQDGGFLGMHRDPMIIKPREGKLYEGVSPNSGHIDLELVEGLDRARLSSRRQLLSQIDGSRDLQTTEGMQGMARHQTQALDMLLSERVQRTFDLNSEPAAIRERYGMHICGQSVLTARKLTEAGVPLVTVYCSAGDLNGSVGAHWDTHGNGFNRLKNQMIPPWDQASAALLDDLSASGRLDETLVVWLTEFGRTPRVNPGGGRDHYPNVYSVAFAGAGIAGGLVYGKSDRNGAEPLEQPCGPADLHATIFHALGISENLTLYDTLGRPLAACDGRPLPLFA; encoded by the coding sequence ATGTTGCCTTCCCACGCCCACCCGAGCGATCGAATTTCACGCCGTGATCTGCTTCGCTTTGGAGCCGCCGGTCTATCGGCGTCGTCACTACTGCAGATGCGATCGGCCACGGCGGCCGCCCCGCGTCCGCCAACCACCGCGACCACCCATGCGTTTGGCCAAGCGAAATCGTGCATTGTGTTGTTCGCATGGGGAGGGATGAGCCACATCGATACGTTGGACGTGAAGCCCGACGCGTCGTCGGATATTCGCAGCATCTTCCATCCGATCGCGACGCGCACGCCGGGCTACTACGTTTCCGAACACCTGCCGAATATTGCTCAACAGACGCACCGGATGGCGATCGTTCGCAGTGTGCATCACAACGCGCCATCGCATCGCTCGGGAGCGTATTGGAATTTGACCGGTCATGAGCCGCCGAACCTCAGCGGCAACTGGGAGGCATCGCGCGACGATTGGCCCTGCATTGGAGCGATGGTCTGGGATGCCAAGTTGAACCAACGTGGCAGCGATCTCGAAAAGCGGCTCGCCGCCGATGGCCTCTCGGGAGCGGTCTGCCTGCCGTATTCGATGTACGATGGCGGCCGAGCCAATGGGCAGGACGGTGGCTTCTTGGGGATGCATCGCGATCCGATGATCATCAAGCCGCGCGAAGGGAAACTCTACGAGGGAGTCAGCCCCAATTCGGGACACATCGATCTGGAGCTGGTCGAAGGCTTGGATCGCGCCCGCTTGTCCAGCCGGCGGCAATTGCTGTCGCAGATCGACGGCAGCCGCGACCTCCAAACGACCGAAGGAATGCAGGGGATGGCCCGGCACCAAACCCAAGCGCTCGACATGTTGCTGAGCGAACGGGTCCAGCGGACGTTCGACCTCAACAGCGAACCGGCAGCGATTCGAGAACGCTACGGAATGCACATCTGCGGACAAAGCGTCCTGACGGCGAGGAAGTTGACCGAGGCGGGGGTCCCCCTGGTGACCGTTTACTGCAGTGCTGGCGACCTCAACGGCAGCGTGGGAGCGCATTGGGACACGCACGGCAATGGCTTCAACCGACTCAAAAATCAAATGATTCCACCTTGGGATCAGGCCTCCGCGGCATTGCTGGACGATCTTTCGGCCAGTGGCCGATTGGACGAAACGCTGGTCGTCTGGCTGACCGAATTTGGACGCACCCCGCGAGTCAATCCCGGCGGCGGTCGCGACCACTATCCAAACGTCTATTCCGTTGCATTTGCCGGCGCGGGAATCGCGGGGGGGCTGGTTTACGGCAAGAGCGACCGCAATGGTGCCGAGCCACTGGAACAGCCCTGCGGACCTGCGGATCTGCACGCGACGATCTTTCACGCCCTGGGGATCTCCGAGAATCTCACGCTCTACGACACGCTGGGACGGCCGCTAGCAGCCTGCGACGGCCGGCCGCTGCCGCTGTTCGCCTGA
- a CDS encoding rhomboid family intramembrane serine protease: protein MGLYDRPYYQDEERSNLPPSLAAQSFAVVLIVINVAVFFADFIFGGEGFALRTAMEVTPQTIVKPWLWWQFVTYGFAHGNMNHILFNMIGLFFFGRIVEQRLGKFEFLRFYLVAIILGGIVWSLRANLTDSLAPGVIGASGGVVAVTMLFIFWYPQTEIYLMMVLPVKAWVVGVMMIAGNLFGMGSETTAFDVHLVGIAFASAYYYFHWNLGQLSPAALTKLTKRNTRLKLHDPDRQSRQELRDADEAERILQKIHEHGEASLTNAERKVLERHSRRLRDRR, encoded by the coding sequence ATGGGTCTATACGATCGACCGTATTACCAGGACGAAGAACGCTCGAACCTCCCTCCGTCACTGGCGGCTCAATCGTTCGCGGTCGTATTGATCGTTATCAATGTCGCCGTCTTTTTCGCCGACTTTATCTTTGGCGGCGAAGGTTTTGCGCTGCGGACTGCGATGGAGGTCACACCGCAAACGATCGTCAAACCGTGGCTGTGGTGGCAGTTCGTGACCTACGGATTTGCCCACGGCAACATGAACCACATCCTGTTCAACATGATCGGGCTGTTCTTCTTCGGGCGAATCGTCGAACAAAGGCTAGGCAAGTTTGAATTCCTGCGGTTCTATCTCGTGGCGATCATCCTGGGGGGGATCGTCTGGTCACTGCGAGCGAACCTGACCGATTCGCTTGCCCCCGGCGTGATCGGTGCCTCCGGTGGCGTCGTCGCCGTCACGATGCTGTTTATCTTCTGGTATCCGCAGACCGAGATCTATCTGATGATGGTCTTGCCGGTGAAGGCGTGGGTCGTCGGCGTGATGATGATCGCCGGCAATCTGTTTGGGATGGGGTCCGAAACCACAGCCTTCGACGTCCATCTGGTCGGCATCGCCTTTGCCAGCGCGTATTACTATTTCCATTGGAATCTCGGCCAGCTATCCCCCGCGGCGCTAACCAAGCTCACCAAACGCAACACACGGCTGAAACTGCACGACCCCGATCGCCAATCGCGTCAGGAACTACGGGATGCCGACGAAGCCGAAAGGATCCTGCAAAAAATCCACGAGCATGGCGAAGCGAGCCTTACCAACGCCGAACGCAAAGTCCTCGAACGCCACAGCCGCCGACTCCGCGACCGCCGCTAG